Proteins encoded together in one Mycobacterium sp. MS1601 window:
- the proC gene encoding pyrroline-5-carboxylate reductase has translation MSRIAILGGGNMGEALLAGLLRAGRQVKDLVVSERMPERAKYLSEKYSVQVASVSDAAEHAQYVVLAVKPSDVDSVVAEVAEAASKADADSAEQVFVSIAAGVSTAFYESKLPAGSPVVRAMPNAPALVGGGVTALARGRFASVEQLKGVAEMFDSVGAVLTVAESQLDAVTAVSGSGPAYFFLMVEALVDAGVDAGLHRSVATDLAVQTMAGSAAMLLEQIDEGRRAVSEAGGAGGQSVGPDTTAAQLRATVTSPGGTTAAGLRELERGGLRAAVAAAVESAKKRSEQLGITSE, from the coding sequence ATGTCAAGAATCGCGATTCTCGGTGGCGGCAACATGGGCGAGGCGTTGCTCGCCGGATTGTTGCGTGCCGGTCGGCAGGTGAAGGATCTGGTGGTGTCCGAGCGGATGCCCGAGCGGGCGAAGTACCTCTCGGAGAAGTACTCGGTGCAGGTCGCCTCCGTCAGCGATGCCGCGGAGCACGCCCAGTACGTCGTGCTCGCCGTCAAACCCTCTGATGTCGACTCCGTGGTGGCCGAGGTGGCCGAGGCTGCGTCCAAAGCCGACGCCGACAGTGCCGAGCAGGTGTTCGTCAGCATCGCCGCCGGGGTGTCCACGGCGTTCTACGAATCGAAGCTGCCTGCCGGCTCGCCGGTGGTGCGGGCCATGCCCAACGCACCCGCACTGGTCGGCGGCGGCGTCACCGCGTTGGCGCGTGGGCGGTTCGCGTCCGTCGAGCAACTCAAGGGCGTCGCGGAGATGTTCGACAGTGTCGGTGCCGTGCTCACGGTCGCCGAGAGTCAGCTCGACGCGGTGACGGCGGTCTCCGGTTCCGGCCCGGCGTACTTTTTCCTCATGGTGGAGGCGCTTGTCGATGCCGGGGTGGACGCGGGGCTGCACCGATCGGTGGCCACCGACCTGGCGGTGCAAACCATGGCGGGGTCCGCGGCGATGTTGCTGGAGCAGATCGACGAGGGTCGGCGAGCGGTGTCTGAGGCAGGTGGCGCCGGCGGCCAGTCGGTTGGCCCTGACACCACTGCGGCCCAGCTCCGCGCGACGGTGACGTCACCGGGCGGCACCACGGCAGCCGGTCTGCGGGAGCTGGAGCGCGGAGGTTTGCGGGCTGCGGTCGCCGCCGCCGTGGAATCCGCCAAAAAGCGCTCTGAGCAGCTCGGAATTACATCAGAGTAG
- a CDS encoding thioesterase family protein, with amino-acid sequence MSAETRFSHAMALQPGPVDGDRVQFTGHLNEHWTIGPKIHGGVMLALCAKAARSAVVDGLEPVVVSANYLHAPDPGPVDLEASVRKRGRQVSLVDVDLVQGGRVAVRAAVTLGVSERDSAALLDTSPVAALMSPEPPVDVAPIGPGHPLAGVNHLVAGCDIRPDLSELRPGTEVPRTRIWVRPRDEAPDVLFALLCGDISAPVTFAVQRRGWAPTVQLTAFLRRRPADGWLRVLSTTTEIGTTWFDQDYVVVDSAGQVVAQTRQLALVPARDPAELKARR; translated from the coding sequence ATGTCCGCAGAAACCCGGTTCTCGCATGCCATGGCCTTGCAGCCGGGCCCCGTCGACGGTGACCGGGTGCAGTTCACCGGGCACCTCAACGAGCACTGGACCATCGGGCCGAAGATCCACGGCGGCGTGATGTTGGCGCTGTGCGCCAAGGCGGCCCGGTCCGCGGTCGTCGACGGTCTGGAACCGGTGGTGGTGTCGGCGAACTACCTGCACGCTCCCGATCCCGGGCCGGTCGACCTGGAGGCCAGCGTCCGCAAACGTGGTCGGCAGGTCAGCCTGGTCGACGTCGACCTCGTTCAGGGCGGCCGGGTGGCGGTGCGGGCGGCTGTGACTCTCGGCGTGTCCGAACGAGACTCAGCGGCGCTGCTGGACACCAGCCCGGTGGCCGCGCTGATGAGCCCGGAGCCGCCCGTCGACGTCGCGCCCATCGGTCCGGGACATCCGCTGGCCGGGGTCAACCATCTGGTGGCCGGGTGCGATATCCGTCCTGATCTGTCGGAGCTGCGCCCGGGTACGGAGGTCCCGCGTACCCGGATCTGGGTGCGGCCCCGTGACGAGGCTCCCGACGTGTTGTTCGCGTTGTTGTGCGGGGACATCTCTGCGCCGGTGACGTTTGCGGTGCAACGCCGGGGGTGGGCGCCGACGGTGCAGTTGACGGCTTTCCTGCGCCGCCGCCCGGCCGACGGCTGGTTGCGGGTGTTGTCCACCACCACCGAGATCGGCACGACGTGGTTCGACCAGGACTACGTGGTGGTCGACAGCGCGGGCCAGGTGGTGGCCCAGACGCGCCAGCTGGCCCTGGTGCCGGCGCGGGATCCGGCCGAGTTGAAGGCCCGACGCTAG
- a CDS encoding sugar phosphate isomerase/epimerase family protein, with protein sequence MRPAIKVGLSTASVYPLRTEAAFEYAARLGYDGVELMVWAETVSQDIAAIETLSARYSMPVLSVHAPCLLISQRVWGANPITKLERSVRAAEQLGAQTVVVHPPFRWQRRYAEGFSEQVAELESGSEVLVAVENMFPFRTDRFFGTGQSSIQRMRKRGGGPGVGISAFAPSYDPLDGNHAHYTLDLSHTATAGTDALEMAHRMGEGLVHLHLCDGNGASTDEHLVPGRGTQPTVEICQMLAAGDFAGHVILEVTTSGAKSVSERETLLAESLNFARTHLLR encoded by the coding sequence GTGCGCCCAGCCATCAAGGTCGGCCTGTCCACGGCCTCTGTGTATCCATTGCGCACCGAGGCCGCCTTCGAGTACGCCGCACGCCTGGGTTATGACGGCGTGGAGTTGATGGTCTGGGCCGAGACGGTCAGCCAGGACATCGCCGCCATCGAGACCTTGTCGGCGCGGTACTCGATGCCGGTGCTGTCGGTGCATGCGCCGTGCCTGCTGATCTCGCAGCGCGTCTGGGGCGCCAACCCGATCACCAAACTCGAACGCAGCGTGCGCGCCGCTGAACAGCTGGGTGCCCAGACGGTGGTGGTGCACCCGCCGTTCCGCTGGCAGCGTCGCTACGCAGAAGGCTTCAGCGAGCAGGTCGCCGAACTGGAGTCCGGCAGCGAGGTGTTGGTGGCGGTGGAGAACATGTTCCCGTTCCGCACCGACCGGTTCTTCGGCACCGGGCAGTCGTCCATCCAGCGGATGCGCAAACGCGGCGGCGGGCCAGGGGTCGGCATCTCGGCGTTCGCGCCGTCCTATGACCCGCTGGACGGCAACCACGCGCATTACACGCTGGACCTGTCGCACACCGCCACGGCGGGCACCGACGCCCTCGAGATGGCGCATCGGATGGGGGAGGGGCTGGTGCACCTGCACCTGTGCGACGGCAACGGCGCCTCCACCGACGAGCACCTGGTGCCGGGCCGTGGGACGCAGCCCACTGTGGAGATCTGCCAGATGCTGGCGGCGGGTGATTTCGCCGGGCATGTGATTCTGGAGGTCACGACGTCGGGGGCGAAGTCGGTCTCGGAGCGGGAAACACTGCTGGCCGAGTCGCTGAACTTCGCCCGGACGCACCTGTTGCGCTGA
- a CDS encoding Ppx/GppA phosphatase family protein, translated as MRLGVLDVGSNTVHLLVVDARRGGHPTPMSSTKAALRLAEAIDNSGKITRKGADKLVTTIDEFSRIAASSGCVELMAFATSAVRDATNSEDLIARVRAETGVALQVLSGVDESRLTFLAVRRWYGWSAGRIINIDIGGGSLELSNGVDEEPDAALSLPMGAGRLTREWLPDDPPSRRTIGALRDWLDNELSDASATLLKAGSQDLAVATSKTFRSLARLTGAAPSGAGPRVKRTLTANSLRQLIAFISRMTAADRAELEGVSTERAPQIVAGALVAEATMRALSIESVDICPWALREGLILRKLDSEADGTALVETPVRETGSPTVDRRDGRSRGNKR; from the coding sequence GTGCGATTGGGCGTGCTCGACGTGGGTAGCAATACCGTTCATCTGTTGGTGGTCGATGCCAGGCGTGGTGGTCACCCGACGCCGATGAGCTCGACCAAGGCTGCGCTGCGCCTGGCCGAGGCCATCGACAACTCGGGCAAGATCACCCGTAAGGGTGCCGACAAACTGGTCACCACCATCGACGAGTTCTCCCGAATTGCGGCCAGCTCGGGCTGTGTGGAGCTGATGGCGTTCGCGACGTCGGCGGTGCGCGATGCCACCAATTCCGAGGACCTGATCGCCCGCGTGCGGGCCGAGACCGGGGTGGCGCTGCAGGTGCTGTCCGGGGTGGACGAGTCGCGCCTGACATTCCTGGCGGTGCGGCGCTGGTACGGCTGGAGCGCCGGACGCATCATCAACATCGACATCGGCGGCGGCTCGCTGGAGCTGTCCAACGGTGTCGACGAGGAACCTGACGCGGCGCTGTCACTGCCGATGGGCGCGGGGCGGCTGACCCGGGAGTGGCTGCCCGACGATCCGCCGAGCCGTCGCACCATCGGGGCGCTGCGCGACTGGCTCGACAACGAGCTGTCCGACGCCAGTGCCACCCTGCTGAAAGCGGGCAGCCAGGACCTGGCGGTCGCGACGTCCAAGACCTTCCGGTCGTTGGCGCGGCTCACCGGTGCGGCTCCCTCGGGGGCGGGACCCAGGGTGAAGCGGACGTTGACAGCCAACAGTCTCAGACAGCTCATAGCGTTCATCTCTAGGATGACGGCGGCTGACCGTGCGGAATTGGAAGGAGTGAGCACCGAGCGCGCCCCGCAGATCGTGGCAGGTGCCTTGGTGGCCGAGGCGACCATGCGAGCGCTGTCGATCGAATCTGTGGACATCTGTCCGTGGGCGCTGCGCGAGGGACTCATTCTGCGCAAACTGGACAGCGAAGCAGACGGAACGGCTCTGGTGGAAACTCCGGTGCGGGAAACGGGAAGCCCCACAGTGGACCGGCGTGACGGCCGGTCGAGAGGCAACAAACGATGA
- the regX gene encoding two-component sensory transduction protein RegX has protein sequence MTNVLIVEDEESLADPLAFLLRKEGFEATVVGDGPSALAEFDRTGADIVLLDLMLPGMSGTDVCKQLRARSSVPVIMVTARDSEIDKVVGLELGADDYVTKPYSARELIARIRAVLRRGGDTDDLGLADGVLEAGPVRMDVERHVVSVNGTQITLPLKEFDLLEYLMRNSGRVLTRGQLIDRVWGADYVGDTKTLDVHVKRLRSKIEADPANPVHLVTVRGLGYKLEG, from the coding sequence ATGACCAATGTCCTGATCGTGGAGGATGAAGAGTCGCTGGCCGACCCGCTGGCCTTCCTGTTGCGCAAGGAGGGGTTCGAGGCGACGGTGGTGGGCGACGGCCCGTCGGCGCTGGCTGAATTCGACCGCACCGGAGCCGATATCGTGCTGCTGGATCTGATGCTGCCGGGGATGTCGGGCACCGATGTCTGCAAGCAGCTGCGGGCTCGCTCCAGTGTGCCGGTGATCATGGTGACCGCGCGGGACAGTGAGATCGACAAGGTGGTGGGCCTCGAGCTCGGCGCCGACGATTACGTCACCAAGCCGTACTCGGCCCGTGAGTTGATAGCCCGGATTCGCGCGGTGTTGCGTCGCGGCGGCGACACCGACGACCTCGGTCTCGCTGACGGCGTGCTCGAGGCGGGGCCGGTGCGCATGGACGTCGAACGGCACGTCGTCAGCGTCAACGGAACCCAGATCACCTTGCCGCTCAAGGAGTTCGACCTCTTGGAGTACCTGATGCGCAACAGCGGGCGGGTGCTCACCCGTGGGCAGTTGATCGACCGGGTGTGGGGTGCGGACTACGTCGGCGACACCAAGACCCTCGATGTGCATGTCAAACGGCTGCGCAGCAAGATCGAGGCCGACCCGGCCAACCCGGTGCACCTGGTGACGGTACGGGGATTGGGTTACAAGCTGGAAGGCTAG
- a CDS encoding sensor histidine kinase: MSVLSAFIVAGVCALVALSAGIAIGAVVVPRFTERRKRAAALASGITVSEMLQRLVTLAPVGIVVVDIHRDVVFMNEQAAALGVVRDRLLDDRAWVAAQRTLATGEPSVIDLSPRKPGPSGRSGLSVRGQVRLLAEEDTRFAVLYVDDQSEHARMEATRRDFVANVSHELKTPVGAMGVLAEALLSSPEDPELVRRFGGKVLAESNRLANMVGELIELSRLQGGERLPDLEPVDVDIVVSEALSRYKVAADNADIDITTDAPTGLRVLGNQPLLVTALANLISNAIAYSPHGSTVSVSRRRRGDNIEIAVTDRGFGIARADQERVFERFFRVDKARSRETGGTGLGLAIVKHVAANHNGSIRLWSQPGTGSTFTLSIPVFTGQIDLDTDGEE, translated from the coding sequence GTGAGTGTGCTGTCGGCGTTCATCGTCGCCGGGGTCTGCGCCCTGGTAGCGCTGTCGGCAGGTATCGCCATCGGAGCCGTTGTGGTGCCCCGTTTCACTGAGCGTCGCAAACGGGCTGCCGCACTGGCCAGCGGCATCACCGTCTCGGAGATGCTGCAGCGGCTCGTCACGCTCGCGCCGGTCGGGATCGTGGTGGTGGACATCCACCGCGACGTCGTGTTCATGAACGAACAGGCCGCCGCTCTGGGCGTGGTCCGTGACCGGCTGCTCGACGACCGCGCCTGGGTGGCCGCCCAGCGCACCCTGGCCACCGGTGAACCCAGCGTCATCGACCTGTCGCCGCGCAAACCGGGCCCGTCGGGACGCTCCGGGTTGTCGGTGCGAGGCCAGGTGCGGCTGCTGGCCGAGGAGGACACCCGGTTTGCGGTGCTCTACGTCGACGACCAATCCGAGCACGCCCGGATGGAGGCGACGCGACGTGATTTTGTCGCCAACGTCAGCCACGAACTCAAGACCCCGGTGGGTGCCATGGGGGTACTCGCCGAAGCGCTGCTGTCCTCGCCGGAAGACCCCGAGCTGGTCCGCCGGTTCGGTGGCAAGGTGCTTGCGGAGTCCAATCGGCTGGCCAACATGGTGGGTGAGCTGATCGAGCTGTCCCGGCTCCAAGGTGGCGAGCGGCTACCTGATCTGGAGCCGGTCGATGTGGACATTGTTGTCTCCGAGGCGCTTTCGCGGTACAAAGTGGCAGCCGACAATGCCGACATCGACATCACCACCGACGCTCCGACCGGTCTGCGGGTGCTGGGTAACCAGCCGCTGCTGGTGACGGCCTTGGCCAACCTGATCTCCAATGCCATCGCCTACTCGCCGCACGGTTCCACGGTGTCGGTGAGCCGTCGCCGGCGTGGAGACAACATCGAGATCGCGGTGACAGACCGCGGTTTCGGCATCGCACGCGCCGATCAGGAGCGGGTGTTCGAAAGATTCTTCCGCGTCGACAAGGCGCGGTCGCGGGAGACCGGTGGCACCGGATTGGGGTTGGCGATCGTCAAGCACGTCGCTGCCAACCACAACGGGTCCATCCGCCTGTGGAGCCAACCGGGCACCGGATCGACGTTCACGCTGTCGATCCCGGTGTTCACCGGACAGATAGATCTCGACACCGACGGAGAGGAATGA
- a CDS encoding phosphoglyceromutase, with the protein MAESTLVLLRHGESEWNALNLFTGWVDVDLTDKGRREAVRCGELLLAEGVLPDVLYTSLLRRAITTANLALDAADRHWIPVHRDWRLNERHYGALQGLNKAETKEKYGEEQFMSWRRSYDTPPPPIEKGSEFSQDADPRYVDIGGGPLTECLADVVARFVPYFEETIVPDLKSGKTVLIAAHGNSLRALVKYLDGISDEDIVGLNIPTGIPLRYDLDENLKPIIAGGTYLDPEAAAAGAAAVASQGAK; encoded by the coding sequence ATGGCTGAATCGACACTGGTGCTGCTCCGTCACGGCGAGAGCGAGTGGAATGCGCTCAACTTGTTCACCGGCTGGGTGGACGTCGATCTGACCGACAAGGGTCGTCGAGAAGCGGTCCGTTGCGGCGAACTGCTGCTCGCCGAAGGCGTGCTGCCCGACGTGCTGTACACCTCCCTGCTGCGCCGCGCCATCACCACCGCCAACCTGGCGCTCGATGCCGCCGACCGGCATTGGATCCCGGTGCACCGCGACTGGCGGCTCAACGAGCGGCATTACGGTGCGCTGCAGGGTCTGAACAAAGCCGAGACCAAAGAGAAGTACGGCGAAGAGCAGTTCATGTCGTGGCGCCGCAGCTATGACACCCCGCCGCCGCCCATCGAGAAGGGCAGCGAGTTCAGCCAGGACGCCGATCCGCGCTACGTGGACATCGGCGGCGGCCCGCTGACCGAATGTCTTGCCGACGTGGTGGCGCGCTTCGTGCCGTACTTCGAGGAAACCATCGTCCCCGACCTGAAGTCAGGCAAGACGGTGCTGATCGCCGCGCACGGCAACTCGCTGCGTGCGTTGGTCAAGTACCTCGACGGTATCTCCGACGAGGACATCGTGGGGCTCAACATCCCCACCGGCATCCCGCTGCGCTACGACCTCGACGAGAATCTCAAGCCGATCATCGCCGGCGGCACCTATCTGGACCCCGAAGCCGCCGCTGCGGGCGCAGCCGCGGTAGCCAGCCAGGGCGCCAAGTAG
- a CDS encoding YbjN domain-containing protein — translation MNQSVTALIEAALQERELVYTRHEGAHGGLPGLVVELPGDRKLKTNTILSIGEHSVRVEAFVCRKPDENFEGVYRYLLKRNRRFYGVAYTLDNVGDIYLVGRMALESVTADEIDRVLGQVLEAVDQDFNTLLELGFRSSIQKEWAWRVSRGESLKNLAAFEHLIEDEKNP, via the coding sequence ATGAACCAGTCGGTGACGGCACTCATCGAGGCGGCGCTGCAGGAACGCGAGCTGGTCTACACCCGGCACGAGGGCGCGCACGGCGGCCTGCCCGGCCTCGTCGTGGAACTGCCCGGCGACCGCAAGCTCAAGACCAACACGATCCTGAGCATCGGCGAGCACTCGGTGCGGGTGGAGGCCTTCGTGTGCCGCAAACCCGACGAGAACTTCGAAGGCGTGTACCGGTACCTGCTCAAACGCAACCGCCGGTTCTACGGTGTCGCCTACACGCTGGACAACGTGGGCGACATCTACCTCGTGGGCCGGATGGCGCTGGAATCGGTCACCGCCGACGAGATCGACAGGGTGCTGGGTCAGGTGCTCGAAGCCGTCGACCAGGATTTCAACACCTTGCTGGAATTGGGTTTTCGTTCGTCCATCCAGAAGGAGTGGGCGTGGCGGGTGTCGCGCGGAGAGTCGCTGAAGAACCTGGCGGCATTCGAACACCTCATCGAAGACGAGAAGAACCCCTGA
- the mshA gene encoding D-inositol-3-phosphate glycosyltransferase, producing MIDGVRVAVLSVHTSPLAQPGTGDAGGMNVYVMQSALHLARRGVDVEIFTRATSSSDEPVVQVAPGVLVRHVVAGPFEGLDKNDLPTQLCAFTAGVLRAEATHEAGYYDIVHSHYWLSGQVGWLARDRWAVPLVHTAHTLAAVKNAALAQGDRPEPPLRSVGEQQVVDEADRLIANTEDEARQLVSLHQADPARIDIVHPGVDLTTFRPGSKATARAELGLDPVAPTVAFVGRIQPLKAPDVLLRAIALQPGVRAVVAGGPSGSGLAAPNGLVALAAELGISDRVTFLPPQSRDQLVQVYRAADLVAVPSYSESFGLVAIEAQACGTPVVAAAVGGLPVAVRDGATGALVDGHDPQRWADTIGTLLAGDLDALGRAAVTHAQEFSWDHTVDDLLAAYHRAITDYSRTHRRPSARDLATRRGARRWSRRRGVRA from the coding sequence ATGATTGACGGTGTGCGCGTCGCCGTGTTGTCGGTCCACACCTCGCCGCTGGCCCAACCGGGTACCGGCGACGCCGGGGGGATGAACGTCTACGTCATGCAGAGTGCGCTGCACCTGGCCAGACGTGGCGTCGATGTCGAGATCTTCACCAGGGCCACCTCGTCGTCGGACGAACCGGTGGTGCAGGTGGCCCCCGGGGTGCTGGTTCGCCACGTGGTGGCGGGTCCGTTCGAAGGTCTGGACAAGAACGACCTGCCGACCCAGTTGTGCGCCTTCACCGCCGGGGTGTTGCGCGCCGAGGCCACCCACGAGGCCGGTTACTACGACATCGTGCACAGTCACTACTGGCTCTCCGGTCAGGTCGGCTGGCTGGCCCGCGACCGCTGGGCGGTGCCCCTGGTACACACCGCCCACACCTTGGCGGCGGTGAAGAACGCGGCCCTGGCGCAGGGCGACCGCCCGGAACCGCCGCTGCGTTCGGTGGGGGAGCAACAGGTGGTCGATGAGGCCGACCGGCTGATCGCCAACACCGAAGACGAAGCGCGTCAACTGGTTTCGCTGCACCAGGCCGATCCGGCCAGGATCGACATCGTGCACCCCGGTGTCGACCTGACGACGTTTCGCCCGGGATCCAAGGCGACGGCGCGGGCTGAGCTCGGCCTCGATCCGGTGGCCCCCACGGTCGCGTTCGTCGGCCGGATCCAACCGTTGAAAGCGCCGGACGTGCTGCTGCGCGCCATCGCCCTGCAACCCGGGGTGCGCGCAGTGGTGGCCGGTGGACCCTCCGGCAGCGGGCTGGCCGCCCCGAACGGGCTGGTTGCACTGGCCGCTGAACTGGGTATCTCCGACCGCGTGACGTTCCTGCCGCCGCAGTCCCGCGACCAACTGGTCCAGGTGTATCGCGCCGCGGACCTGGTGGCGGTGCCCAGTTACTCGGAATCCTTCGGGTTGGTGGCCATCGAGGCGCAGGCCTGCGGCACCCCGGTGGTGGCCGCCGCTGTCGGCGGACTACCCGTGGCCGTCCGCGACGGTGCCACCGGCGCCCTGGTGGACGGACACGACCCGCAGCGCTGGGCCGACACCATCGGCACGCTGCTGGCCGGTGACCTCGACGCGTTGGGCCGTGCCGCCGTCACGCACGCCCAGGAGTTCAGCTGGGACCACACCGTCGACGACCTGTTGGCCGCCTACCACCGGGCCATCACCGACTACAGCCGTACGCATCGTCGCCCGTCGGCCCGTGACCTCGCCACTAGGCGAGGTGCGCGGCGCTGGTCGCGCAGGCGGGGCGTCCGCGCATGA
- a CDS encoding ROK family protein, which yields MTAALTRKTTGSGRPTRVAAHPLRTRHAIVAPALRIGDAASAAVFNAARLRGPIARDVIAQVTSLSIATVNRQVTALLDAGLLRERADLAVSGAIGRPRVPVEVNHEPYLTLGVHIGAKTTSIVAADLFGRTLDVVETPTPRGPQAQALAALAGSARRYLSRWHRRRPLWVGVAIGGTVDGNTGHVDHQRLGWAQAPVGPVLAEALGLPVSVAAHVDAMAGAELLLGMRRFPNPQATSLYVYARETVGYALVIGGRVHSPTTGPGTIANLPAHSELLGGSGQLESTVSDEAVLTAARGLGVVGDNASISSVIRAARDGSAPGQQLLRERARVLGEAVALLRDLLNPDDLVVGGQAFTEYPEAMADVEAAFAARSVLPSRDIRVSAFGNRVQEAGAGIVSLGGLYTDPLAAMRRAATSARVLATPEAAIPHPA from the coding sequence ATGACTGCAGCACTCACCCGCAAGACCACCGGTTCCGGCCGCCCGACGCGGGTTGCCGCGCACCCGCTGCGGACCCGCCACGCCATCGTCGCGCCGGCACTGCGGATCGGCGACGCCGCCTCGGCCGCGGTCTTCAATGCCGCCCGGCTGCGTGGCCCGATCGCCCGCGACGTCATCGCCCAGGTCACCTCACTGTCCATCGCCACGGTGAACCGCCAGGTCACGGCGCTCCTGGACGCCGGTCTGCTGCGTGAGCGCGCGGACCTGGCGGTGTCCGGTGCGATCGGCAGGCCGCGGGTTCCTGTCGAGGTCAACCACGAGCCCTATCTGACCCTCGGTGTGCACATCGGCGCCAAGACCACCAGCATCGTGGCCGCCGACCTGTTCGGCCGCACGCTCGACGTGGTGGAAACCCCCACCCCGCGCGGGCCGCAGGCCCAGGCTCTCGCGGCGCTGGCAGGCAGTGCGCGGCGTTACCTGTCCCGCTGGCACCGTCGTCGTCCGCTGTGGGTCGGGGTGGCCATTGGCGGCACCGTCGACGGCAACACCGGCCACGTCGACCACCAGCGGCTCGGTTGGGCGCAGGCCCCGGTGGGGCCGGTGCTGGCCGAGGCGCTGGGACTGCCGGTCTCGGTGGCCGCGCACGTGGACGCCATGGCCGGTGCCGAGCTGCTGCTGGGCATGCGCCGTTTCCCCAACCCACAGGCCACCAGCCTCTACGTCTACGCCCGCGAGACCGTGGGCTACGCGCTGGTGATCGGCGGGCGGGTACACAGCCCCACCACCGGTCCCGGCACCATCGCGAACCTGCCCGCACACTCCGAATTGCTCGGTGGCTCAGGCCAACTCGAGTCCACGGTCAGCGACGAAGCAGTGCTGACCGCCGCGCGCGGACTCGGGGTGGTCGGCGACAACGCGTCGATCTCCTCGGTGATACGCGCCGCCCGCGACGGCAGTGCGCCCGGCCAGCAGCTGCTTCGCGAGCGGGCCCGGGTGCTCGGCGAAGCGGTCGCCCTGCTGCGTGATCTGCTGAACCCCGACGACCTGGTGGTCGGAGGTCAGGCGTTCACCGAGTACCCCGAAGCCATGGCCGATGTGGAAGCGGCCTTCGCCGCGCGCAGTGTGCTGCCCTCGCGCGACATCCGGGTCAGTGCGTTCGGCAACCGTGTGCAAGAGGCCGGTGCCGGCATCGTCTCCCTCGGTGGCCTCTACACCGACCCGCTGGCGGCGATGCGGCGGGCTGCGACCAGTGCCCGGGTGCTGGCCACACCGGAGGCCGCGATACCGCACCCCGCGTGA
- a CDS encoding SDR family NAD(P)-dependent oxidoreductase, whose amino-acid sequence MTSPTAASPQADRRIAVVTGASSGIGEATAKVLAAQGFHVVAVARRADRIEALAAEINGTAIVADVTDDAAVAALADAIAGPVSVLINNAGGAKGLAPVADADYDHWRWMWETNVLGTLRVTRALLPKLIDSGDGLIVTVTSIAAFETYDGGAGYTGAKHAQGALHRTLRGELLGKPVRLTELAPGAVETEFSLVRFGGDQAKADKVYAGITPLVAQDVAEVIGFVASRPPHVDLDTIVIRPRDQAPHGRFNRRV is encoded by the coding sequence ATGACAAGCCCAACTGCCGCCTCCCCCCAGGCCGACCGCCGCATCGCCGTGGTGACCGGCGCCAGTTCCGGCATCGGTGAAGCCACCGCGAAAGTTCTTGCCGCACAGGGATTTCACGTTGTAGCAGTGGCTCGCCGGGCGGATCGGATCGAGGCTTTGGCCGCTGAGATCAACGGCACCGCGATTGTGGCCGACGTCACAGATGACGCGGCGGTGGCGGCCCTGGCCGACGCGATTGCCGGTCCGGTGTCGGTGCTGATCAACAACGCAGGCGGCGCGAAAGGCCTTGCCCCGGTGGCCGACGCGGACTACGACCACTGGCGCTGGATGTGGGAGACGAACGTGCTCGGCACGCTGAGGGTCACCCGTGCGCTGCTGCCCAAGCTGATCGATTCGGGCGACGGCCTGATCGTGACCGTCACCTCCATTGCGGCGTTCGAAACCTATGACGGCGGCGCCGGATACACCGGCGCCAAGCACGCCCAGGGTGCACTGCACCGCACGCTGCGCGGCGAGCTGCTGGGCAAGCCGGTGCGCCTGACAGAACTCGCACCGGGTGCGGTGGAGACCGAGTTCTCACTGGTGCGCTTCGGCGGAGATCAGGCGAAGGCCGACAAGGTGTACGCGGGCATCACGCCGCTGGTGGCCCAGGACGTCGCCGAGGTCATCGGCTTCGTCGCCTCCCGGCCGCCGCATGTGGATCTGGACACCATCGTCATCCGGCCCCGCGACCAGGCGCCCCACGGCCGGTTCAACCGCAGGGTCTGA